GGATCCCGTCCTGGCTCAGGTCCCGGACCGCCCGGAGCCCTTCCTTGAGCATAGGGATCTTCACCACCACATTGTCAGCGATCTTGGCGGACTTCCCGGCTTTCAGCCATCATTGCGTCGTAGGTCGTCCCTACCACCTCCACGCTGACCGGGCCGGGAACGATCCGACAGATCCTCGACTACCTCCCGAAAGTTCCTGCCTTCCTTGGCAATCAGGGATGGATTGGTGGTCACCCCATCGATGAGGCCATGCTCGACGGCGTCCTGGATCGCCTTCACATTGGCGCTATTCATGAAAACCTGCATCACTCCCCTCTTCTCCCTGGTCAATCATCCCCTTTCTCGATCGGCGCTCCGCCACCACCGTATACCGGGCCGAGGCTCCACCCCGACCCCTCACCGCCGGCAGGATCTCTTGTACCTCGACCACCATCTCGCCCCGATACAGATCCAGGGCAATGCGGTTTCCCGCCCGAATTTGTTGACCCGCTTTCGCCGGACGTCCGTTGACCCGGACCCGCTCTGCATCGCAGAGGGCCTTGGCTTGGCTCCGACGTTTGACCAAGCGAGAGGTCTTCAGGAAGAGATCCAATCTCATTCTTAAGCTGGAACGCTTGGACG
The DNA window shown above is from Candidatus Methylomirabilota bacterium and carries:
- a CDS encoding S4 domain-containing protein, with protein sequence MRLDLFLKTSRLVKRRSQAKALCDAERVRVNGRPAKAGQQIRAGNRIALDLYRGEMVVEVQEILPAVRGRGGASARYTVVAERRSRKGMIDQGEEGSDAGFHE